TTCTTCAGACCCATCTCACTCCACCCGAGGGTTTCCAGGGCCCTGGTGAACCTCACCAAAGCGAAGAGGGAAATCCTTGACCCCTTCATGGGCGCCGGCGGGATTCTGATGGAGGCCGGCCTAATCGGCCTGAAGGTCTATGGCGTTGACATAAAGCCCGAGATGGTTGAAGGGGCTGAGATGAACCTCAGGCACTACGGCATCAAAGACTACGAGCTGAAGCTCGGAGATGCAACGAAGCTGGAGGAGCTGTTTCCCAACAAGAGGTTCGAGGCGATAGCGACGGATCCACCCTACGGCACTTCGGCGACCCTCGCGGGAAGGAAGAGAGACGAGCTCTACAGGAAAGCCTTGGAGAGCATGTACAACGTGCTTAAACCGGGAGGAAGGCTGGCGATAGCGTTTCCGGCCGACTTCGACGGTAGAACCGAAGCCGAAAGAATAGGATTTAAGCTCCTCGCGAGGTACTACCAACGCGTCCATAAAAGCCTTGAACGGTACTTCTACGTGTTCGAAAGGCCCTAACCCTGGGAATAGTCTTCTAGAAAAGCTTTTATCCAGCTTTGGCTATATTGTTATGGTGAGAATCGATGTGCGATAATCGAACTATAACATTGGAAGAATTTCTGTCACGCTTGGTGAGGGGGGAAGACGTCATCATTGAGTATCACTCGGATGAACCTGTCCACATTCTCCTCCTGGAACTGCTCAGGGAGACGGAGAGAAAAGGAGGCGCTGTTATAATAGATGAACTCGACCAGCTTCACGTTTTCAGGGTCCACTTGGAACTCTCTGGGTTGAAGACTTCCCCAATAGACCACTCACCGGTCATCAAGATGGGCGGCATCATCGATACCGGAAACGTCATCGGGAAGATAGACATGAGCAAAGAGCCAGCCGTACGGAAGAGATACTACGAGGAACTTCTCCAGAAGACCGGAAATCCTCCTTTCAGGGTTATAGTCGGCTTTGATAAAGTTCTTCTCAGGTATGAAAACGACCCCAAGGAAAGGGAGAAGATATTCGGCCACATGGTTAGGCCTCACATTGGGAGCAGCGAAAGGGTTGCCATTTACATCGTCAACAGGGATCTGGTAAATGAGACCACGATAAAAGAGCTGCGGGAGCACGCCACCCGTGTCCTCAAAAGCGAGTTCAATGGAGAGGGGTTCACTTTGAGGGTCGTCAAGTCCATCTTTCCAGGGGAGTACGGGTGGACGGTGAGTGTCCCAATAAAGGGGAACGAATAAAAGGGCTCACTCAAGCCATATCTCAATCCTCTGTTTCCCTTTTCCGAGGCTGGAGCGCTTGAGCTTCTTCAGGTGCCCTATCTCCTTTATGTCCCTCACGTGGGTCCCGCCGCAGGGAATGACCTCGAAGTCCCTTATCTGGGTGTAGCGCGTCTCCCCTTCCCACCATATCTTCATCTCGCCGCCCTCGTCGACGTAGCGGTTGAAGGTCTCGATTATCTGTTCCTTGTACTGGTTGACGTTCTCGGGATAGACTATGTCGTAGCGGCCCTTCTCGGCGCTCATTCCACTGCCGTAAAGCTCCCACTCCCCCGGAAGGACTTCGTTGAGGACGTGCTCCAGCAGGTGCATCGCGCTGTGGATCCTCATCAACCTGTACCTGTAGTCCCAGTCGATTTTGAGCTCGACTTCATCCCCAACCTTGAACCTCTCAGGCTCGGCAACGACGTGCCAGACGTTTCCGGCATCGTCCTTGTAGACGTCAAGGACTTCGACCCCGTTTATCGTCCCCTTGTCGTGGGGCTGGCCACCGCCGGTCGGGTAGAAAATCGTCTGGTCGAGCAGGAGGGCATTCTCCCTGACTTCCAGAACCTTTGCTTTGGCCTCCTTCAGGTAGGCGTCCTCGTAGTAGAGCTTCCTCGTCACTTTCATCACCTCAGAATAGTTGGTGGACATCATTTAAATGGATATCGAAAAGGGAACAAAAAGGAAAAGCTCAGCGCCTCTTCCAGAAGGCTATGGCCCCTACTATGAGCAGGGCCGCGACGACAGTTGCTATAACCTTCTGGGTGCTGCTCATTCCGCCCCCGGTTCCCTCAGCCGGCAGGGTGTATCTGACGGTGGCACTGGTGTAGTTGGCCAGGAGCTCCTTCACGTCCTCCGGCTGGGCCCCGTAGCGTAGGTAAACGTTCGAGGTTATCCTGAGGATGTTGCCGTTCCTGACCACGGTCATTGTGAAGCGGTTGCCCTTCACCTCGCGGCTTATGTTGGAGGGTATCTCCAGGAAATCGCCTCCCTCAGAGAGGTTGAGCGTCAGGTATAGGGTGTTGTTCACCTCGTACTCGACCCTGGAGGTCAGGCCGTTAGCCATTCCGAGGGTGGGGTCGAAGGTGTAGACGTAGGAGCCGTTCTCGTACTTGGTGAAGTTTCTGAGGGTGTACTCGGCGTCGATGACTAGGGGCGCGGTGGTCTCGTTGAGTCCGAGAATGGTGACCTTGCCACCGTCCACTATGGCACCCTGGTATCCAAGGGCCAGGGAGTAGGTCCTCAGTATGTACTCCGTCACGTTCTTGACGCCGTAGGAGACTATCTCTGCCTTCCTGGTGATAACGTCCCTGAGAGGCTCAACGTACTCGTCCTTCATGTGGAGCCTCACGGTGCCGTTGGAGTAGATGTTGAGGGTAACGTACTCGTTGGTTACACTCTTATCGTAGTGTTCGACTCCCTCGTAGGGGGTCTCATAGCGGATGTAGTAGTCATTGTAATCTCCAAAGAGTGTTTTGTAGCCGTCCGGGGTCAGCCAGGGCTCTATGTATATGTGGGAGCGCACGACGACGGTGTTCCCCTCTACACTCGACCCGACCACGAAGCGGCTCTGGTTGTACTGCTTGACGAAGGGCTTTGGGTAACTGAGTAGCGTGGCGTTAGGCGGGAGGACGACGATGAAGGTGTTGTTTGACTCTATACCAAAGGGAAAGCCCGTGTCGGGAACCATCATGGAGGCGTAGCCCCTCGTTGGATCAACCCAGACCTCCCAGTGATGATCGTAGGAATAGTACTTGGCGTAGTCCAGGGCTATCGCGTTGAAGACAAGGGTTATGTTGTTGCCCTCTTCTATGCCGTATGACTTCATGCTCTCGTTCACCAGTTTGACGCCCGCCTGGGTGAGACCCTGGATGTACCTGGCCAGCTGCTCCTGCTCGAACTTCTTTATGGCCTCTTCGATCGTCATGTTGCCGTTCTGAGTCTCGTTGAGTATAGTCTCCCTCTGCTTGTCAATAGCTTCCTTCGGGCCAAGCAGGACACTGGTCATGGTTATGTTGGCGCTGCCGTTGGGCATAAGGGCTATCTTGAGGGTGAAGCCCTGCTTGTAAACCTGAACCTCGTCCCCGGCCGAGACGAAACCCGGCCCAACGAAGGACGTCAGGAGAATCGCGGCGAATATGGCCGCAAGGACTTTTTTCATTATACACTACCTCCATTCTATCTGTGCCGGTAATTAGCGCCACGGTGGAGTATTTAACTTTATCCCAAAGGGAAAGGGAAGAAGGGGAAGCAAAAACTGGAGAGAAAAGGCCTGAAAATGGAAGCTCAGTCCTTCCACGCGGACTCGTCGAGTTCGCCCTCGGTCTTTGCAACTATCGTCGTTCCGGTCAGGTCGCCAGTGACGTTGACCATGGTCCTGCCCATGTCGAGGATGGCGTCGATTCCGAGTATCATGGCATACGCTAGAGCCACCGGACTTCCCGCGGTGAGGTCGAGACCGACGCTCTGGAGAACCATCGCGAGCATTATGGCTCCGGCACCGGGGACGCCGGCGGTCCCTATTGAAGCGAGAACCGCTGTGAGGACAACCGTAAGCTGCTGGCCGAGCGTGAGCGGGTAGCCTATGGCGTTTGCCACAAAGAGGACTGTGACACCCTGGTAGAGTGCCGTTCCGTCCATGTTTATCGTCGCACCGAGCGGCAGGGTGAAGGAGAAGATTCCCCTGTCAATACCCATCTCTTCCGCAACGCGCATCGTAACGGGCAGGGCTCCGCTTGAACTCCTTGTGACGAAAGCGGTGAGCATCGCATCCTTGGCCTTCTTTAGGAACTTGAGCGGGTCGATGCCGAACACTTTGAGCAGGACGAAGTAGACGAGGACTATCTGGAGGATGAGGCCGATGTAAACCGCAACCACGACCTTTGCCAGCGGGCCAACGACCTTGGTTCCTTGCTCAGCCATGACGTAGGCTATAAGGGCGAAGACACCTATGGGAGCGTACTGCATTACACCCGCGACGATGAGGTACATGGCCTCGGCGAGTCCATCAAACGCCCTGAGGAGAGTGGTTCCGGCTGTTCTGACCCTCTCGTCATCCCTGTTTATCAGGTAGGTCAGCGCTATGCCCAGGATTATGGCGAAGAAGATAACAGGGAGAACCTCGCCGTTTGAGAGGGATGCAAAGGGGTTCGTTGGCACTATGTTGAGCAGTGTCGTCACGAGCGATGGCCGGGTTGCCTCTATAGCCTTCCCCTCTCCGGTGCCGAGGCTTATGCCCGTGCCGACCCTGAAGAGGTTGCCCATCAGCAGGCCGAAGAACACGGCGAAGGCCGACGTGAGGAGGTAGTAGAGCACTATCTTCACGCCGACCCTTCCGAGCCTTGCCGGGCTTATGCTCGCCGCACCGACGACGAGAGAGGCCAGCACTATCGGCATCACTAACATCTTCAACAGGCGGACAAAGAGGTCACCAAAGGGTTTGATGTACACCTTAACTGCATCGGCGTAACCTGCCTTTCCAAGGGCTAGACCAACGATGGCACCGAGGATAAGGCCCCAGAGTATCTTCCACAGAACCGGATAGTCCAGGTATTTTCTCAAGAGCCCCATTGAGCACACCCCCTAGGAATTTAAGCGACAGCGATAAAATGGTGAAAACCGTAACTATATTAATTTTCTGGGTAAGATTATGAAGGATTGACAAAAAACTTAAACTAACCTTAACGAAACATCGCCGTACAGGATTCTCTTTAGCTGTCCGGCAGCATCCAGCAGTAATGAGCCATCATCAAGAACGTCCATTGCCCGCCCGATAAGCTCTCTCCCATCCCGAATAACCCTGACGGTTCTGCCGAGGATGAAGGTTTTCTCACGCACCTTGGCCATCAGTAAGTCCGGCCTCTCCAAGAAAACCCTGTACCAGCCGCTGAGGTGGAAGAGGAGTCTCTCAAGGACTTTCTCCAGCGGAACCTCCCTCCCCAAAAGCTGGAACATCGAGGTAGCGCTTTCCCTCAGTTCCTCCGGAATGGGATTGTTCACGTTAATGCCTATCCCCATGATGGTGTACTCGTTTCCCTTTCCCTCCGTCAGAATGCCAGCTATTTTCCTCTCGCCCGCCCAGACGTCGTTGGGCCACTTGATCCCTGAGGCGATTCCAAAGTCGACCAGCGTGTCGACGACCGCCAGGGCGCCGACGAAGACAAACCTCGGGTCGAGCCGGGGGGGCTTGAAAACGACGCTGAGCCAGAGGCCACCCTCTGGAGAGGCCCAGGAGCGCCCTTTCCTTCCTTTTCCAGCGGTCTGGCGCTTCGCAACGACCACGGTTCCCTCGGGAGAATCTGCCGCGATGCGCTTGGCGTACTCGTTGGTCGAGTCAACCTCATTGAGATGGATGATTTTCCATTTGATATCCATCACCCTTTTGATATATCCAGAAGGGATTTAAACTGATTCTGCTAAACTAACATAGGTGGTAACGTGGCGCTGCACTCTAGACCAGACGGTTTCGTCTATGATGACGACACGGGAAAGGGAATAATCTTCACGGGCTCAAAGAGAGGTTCAACGATCGCAGTAAACTTTGTGGCTTACCTGAAGATGTCGGCAGTGGAAAATGCCAGACCTCTCTACGCTGCGGTAGGGATAGAAAAGCTACGTGAGGAACCTTCGGAGTTCTGGACAGAGGATCTTCTAACGGACGTTATACGGGGTCGTGGGATAAAGGTTCATAGCCTCGAAATCCATAACGGCAAAGAAATTATAACTGCCACCCTAAAGTTGGAGATGGGAGTCATAGCCCACGGAAGACCTAGCAGTTATGACGTAAAGGAGCTTAGCGATGCCGTTCTCGGGCTTATCATGGATATCGTGGATGAGATAATCTATTGGGACCACTACGTACCTGAAGAAGATGACTTTGGGGATGGTCTCACGTGGGAGTTCACCGACAGCTGGAAGAGTGAGGATCAAAGTGTGGACATCTTTGGCAGCATAGAGTTCTGGTGGGAACAGTTCCACGGTGAGGAAAAACCTTAAATCCTCTCGGGATATATCACTCCCGGTGATTAGTATGGACGCATACCAGAGCGTTGGCATTAGGAGGAGGATGAAGAGGTTCTTCCGCAGGGACGGGAGGGCCTTAATATTTGCGATGGACCACGGCTTCGAGCACGGGCCGACCGACTTCGAGGAGCACTGGGAGCACGTTGACCCGAGGATAATCATGAGGAAGGTCGTCAGAGCCGGCATAGACGGCGTTATGATGCTTCCTGGAGTTGCCAGGCTGGCCGTTGACGAGCTCAAGCCCGACACGGGGCTCATGATAAAGCTCACCAGCAAGACGGAGCTCAGGCCGAAGGATGACCAGCTCCTCCAGAGCCAGCTGGGTTTTGTTGAAGACGCGGTGAAGCTCGGCGCCGACGCGATAGCGGCAACCGTCTACTGGGGTTCACCCCAGGAGGACGTCATGATGCGCCAGTTCGCGGAGATAGCGAGCTACGCCCATGATCTGGGCTTCCCTGTTGTCCAGTTCGCCTACCCGCGCGGCCCCTACATCAACGAGCGCTATGGTAAAAAGGAGGATTACCGCGTCGTCATGTACGGAGCAAGGGCCGCCGTTGAGAGCGGTGCAGACATGATAAAGACCTACTGGACGGGCTCTAAGGAGACCTTCGCCAAGGTGGTCGAAGCCGCCGCCGGAGTTCCCGTCCTACTCAGCGGCGGGGCGAAGACCGACAACCCGGTTGACTTCCTCAAGCTCGTCTGGGAGGTCATAG
The sequence above is drawn from the Thermococcus pacificus genome and encodes:
- a CDS encoding DUF257 family protein, producing MCDNRTITLEEFLSRLVRGEDVIIEYHSDEPVHILLLELLRETERKGGAVIIDELDQLHVFRVHLELSGLKTSPIDHSPVIKMGGIIDTGNVIGKIDMSKEPAVRKRYYEELLQKTGNPPFRVIVGFDKVLLRYENDPKEREKIFGHMVRPHIGSSERVAIYIVNRDLVNETTIKELREHATRVLKSEFNGEGFTLRVVKSIFPGEYGWTVSVPIKGNE
- the fba gene encoding class I fructose-bisphosphate aldolase; its protein translation is MDAYQSVGIRRRMKRFFRRDGRALIFAMDHGFEHGPTDFEEHWEHVDPRIIMRKVVRAGIDGVMMLPGVARLAVDELKPDTGLMIKLTSKTELRPKDDQLLQSQLGFVEDAVKLGADAIAATVYWGSPQEDVMMRQFAEIASYAHDLGFPVVQFAYPRGPYINERYGKKEDYRVVMYGARAAVESGADMIKTYWTGSKETFAKVVEAAAGVPVLLSGGAKTDNPVDFLKLVWEVIEAGGAGAVVGRNIFQRENPEPFIKALLKVVHRNEDPEEAAKAEGLL
- a CDS encoding alanyl-tRNA editing protein, producing the protein MTRKLYYEDAYLKEAKAKVLEVRENALLLDQTIFYPTGGGQPHDKGTINGVEVLDVYKDDAGNVWHVVAEPERFKVGDEVELKIDWDYRYRLMRIHSAMHLLEHVLNEVLPGEWELYGSGMSAEKGRYDIVYPENVNQYKEQIIETFNRYVDEGGEMKIWWEGETRYTQIRDFEVIPCGGTHVRDIKEIGHLKKLKRSSLGKGKQRIEIWLE
- a CDS encoding dicarboxylate/amino acid:cation symporter yields the protein MGLLRKYLDYPVLWKILWGLILGAIVGLALGKAGYADAVKVYIKPFGDLFVRLLKMLVMPIVLASLVVGAASISPARLGRVGVKIVLYYLLTSAFAVFFGLLMGNLFRVGTGISLGTGEGKAIEATRPSLVTTLLNIVPTNPFASLSNGEVLPVIFFAIILGIALTYLINRDDERVRTAGTTLLRAFDGLAEAMYLIVAGVMQYAPIGVFALIAYVMAEQGTKVVGPLAKVVVAVYIGLILQIVLVYFVLLKVFGIDPLKFLKKAKDAMLTAFVTRSSSGALPVTMRVAEEMGIDRGIFSFTLPLGATINMDGTALYQGVTVLFVANAIGYPLTLGQQLTVVLTAVLASIGTAGVPGAGAIMLAMVLQSVGLDLTAGSPVALAYAMILGIDAILDMGRTMVNVTGDLTGTTIVAKTEGELDESAWKD
- a CDS encoding TIGR01177 family methyltransferase — protein: MLYLEILGNLPEMARDEVRAMLELAGGEIVGQDYLFLKIDADEKSFHYLNRLGLAHEYGELIVEADSIEELLEKAGEVEWPIKGTFKVDTETMANCRFNVLDLPRKLGAVIHAQGFKVNLSKPDTLVRVYCGERLYAGIRLKFFDPKDFEKRKAHHRPFFRPISLHPRVSRALVNLTKAKREILDPFMGAGGILMEAGLIGLKVYGVDIKPEMVEGAEMNLRHYGIKDYELKLGDATKLEELFPNKRFEAIATDPPYGTSATLAGRKRDELYRKALESMYNVLKPGGRLAIAFPADFDGRTEAERIGFKLLARYYQRVHKSLERYFYVFERP
- a CDS encoding biotin--[acetyl-CoA-carboxylase] ligase — protein: MDIKWKIIHLNEVDSTNEYAKRIAADSPEGTVVVAKRQTAGKGRKGRSWASPEGGLWLSVVFKPPRLDPRFVFVGALAVVDTLVDFGIASGIKWPNDVWAGERKIAGILTEGKGNEYTIMGIGINVNNPIPEELRESATSMFQLLGREVPLEKVLERLLFHLSGWYRVFLERPDLLMAKVREKTFILGRTVRVIRDGRELIGRAMDVLDDGSLLLDAAGQLKRILYGDVSLRLV
- a CDS encoding exodeoxyribonuclease VII small subunit: MKKVLAAIFAAILLTSFVGPGFVSAGDEVQVYKQGFTLKIALMPNGSANITMTSVLLGPKEAIDKQRETILNETQNGNMTIEEAIKKFEQEQLARYIQGLTQAGVKLVNESMKSYGIEEGNNITLVFNAIALDYAKYYSYDHHWEVWVDPTRGYASMMVPDTGFPFGIESNNTFIVVLPPNATLLSYPKPFVKQYNQSRFVVGSSVEGNTVVVRSHIYIEPWLTPDGYKTLFGDYNDYYIRYETPYEGVEHYDKSVTNEYVTLNIYSNGTVRLHMKDEYVEPLRDVITRKAEIVSYGVKNVTEYILRTYSLALGYQGAIVDGGKVTILGLNETTAPLVIDAEYTLRNFTKYENGSYVYTFDPTLGMANGLTSRVEYEVNNTLYLTLNLSEGGDFLEIPSNISREVKGNRFTMTVVRNGNILRITSNVYLRYGAQPEDVKELLANYTSATVRYTLPAEGTGGGMSSTQKVIATVVAALLIVGAIAFWKRR